One Streptomyces drozdowiczii DNA segment encodes these proteins:
- a CDS encoding non-ribosomal peptide synthetase — protein MNGFQLEDVLPLTPLQAGMYFHALYDSHAVDVYTAQFVFDLEGPVDVATLRAAVAGLLRRHANLRVGFLHEDLDEPVQAVAAEVPVPLEELDLTGADEVPDRLTAFLAADRTRRFDLATPPLMRFTLVRTAPDRHRLVMTSHHILFDGWSLPLLVRELFELYAAGGDDTALPRVTPYRAYLVWLSQQDRAAALDTWSAALAGIEAPTLLAERDGPDGAAELPETLVLDLDAAVTDRLRETARAHRLTLNTLVQGAWGLLLGHLTGRSDVVFGTTVSGRPPELPGVESMVGLFINTVPVRTGPAAGETLAKFLTRLQAEQGRLLGSQHIGLSDIRGVTGLDELFDTLVVFENYPMDAEALRTAQRGLPGLAVTGFSGTDAAHYPLTLTVAPGDTLRITFGYRAAVLDRQEVAETVSRMRQLLTAMAQDLGRRADTAPFLLDGEREELIARGTGAALPDGTTALSVPEAIAERAARRPDAVAVSGAGEQLTYAQLTGLADRLAAALTGLGAGPEDGVGILVARSAATVTASLATLRAGGAYVPLDPRWPTERLNRVTDVVPLRVLVVDETTASLPWVRQLGPDTALLTVDRAGRVLTGGPATPGPLPAAPGGDRLAYVMFTSGSTGLPKGVGVSHGDIAALAAHHGWDGGAADAVLLHSAYVFDASTFELWTPLLRGGRVVVAPEGPLQPDTLRDLVTRHGVTSAFLTTALFNVLAETDPGCLGQLRLVAAGGEAAAPGVMQRIAAAHPGTTVLHVYGPTEATTFATTHHVGPDHTPGGAPPIGHPLDGMRAYVLDAALSPVPPGAEGELYLAGPGVARGYLGRAALTATRFVADPFAADGARMYRTGDLVRQDADGTVRYVARADQQIKLRGHRIEPAEIETVLRDHPAVRAACVLVREDLPGDRTLTAYVVLAPGETPDPGLLAAHVGRLLPAYMVPAVIQPLDALPLTPNGKIDRNALPAPTAPRTAAGRAPRSAMEEILAGLFADVLGVDRVGTDDSFFALGGHSLLATRLVGRIRTALHTETDIRTLFEHPTVAALATALAGAEGGTRPALVPQPRPAELPLSYAQQRLWFLHRLDGPSATYNIPLAVRIDGPLDADALCTAVADVIARHTALRTVFPEGEDGPCQHITAPGDVVIPFAMESVEEAKLRHRVAAATAETIDIERSLPLRATLLRLAPDAHVLVLVVHHIAADGTSLAPLAHDLGLGYRARARGEEPNWAPLPVDYADHTLWQRDLLGDEKDPDSLVCRQLSHWRHALDGLPEAIELPWDRPRPATSRHTGATLGFSVDRATARHVTELARTCGSSVFMVLQAALATVLSRHGGGEDIPLGTAVAGRTDEAANGLVGFFVNTLVLRTDLSGDPTFRELLGRVREFDLAAYAHQDVPFERLVELLNPARAQSHHPLFQTMLVLQNQASAAIDLPGLTVTGVPAEAEVSKFDLSFALTETYDGTGALDGMRGTVDYATELFDAPTVQGLADRLVRLLGAVTADPDRPLHTYDLLTPAEHGRLTALGTGPADDLPATTVPALFEEWARRTPAAPAVRDAHTSLTYGELDARAGALARHLTERGIGPEDRVAVALPRTSELVVALLAVLKAGAAYLPLDPDYPAQRLSYMLDDARPRLLLTTPELHRGLPEHPVPHLYTDDLGDSGAAPAPVRIDPANPAYVIYTSGSTGRPKGVVVTHRGVRAMARTQSERLRVGPGSRVLHMASVSFDAAFWELCMGLLTGACLEIDTRDALLPGPALAGLVRDRGVTHLTIPPAALAVMPPDSLPTGLTMVLAGEACPPALVHAWAGDRFLVNAYGPTETTVCATMSTFQHAEGPLAPDRTVPIGAPVDGTRVYVLDDRLAPVPPGVTGELYVAGEGVARGYLGRSALTATRFVADPFAGDGARMYRTGDLVRWTPDGRLLYVSRVDDQVKLRGFRIELGEIEAALGSHPGVAAACATVREDRPGDRRLVAYTVPAADGPAPGWAELRAHLAATLPEHMIPAAHVRLDALPVTPNGKTDRRALPAPESPAAAGGRAPRTARERELCEVFAQTLGVPEVGVTDDFFALGGHSLLAVTLARRIGERCGVRPSLRALFATPTVEGVDRLLGRAPGEEEHEEAAVPDFAAEVRLAPDITAERRGRRPAHPSARPLLTGASGFLGAFLLRDLIEATDGPVDCLVRAASPDSAAQRLRANLEHYGLWQSRYADLIHPVPGDLAAPGLGLAPDERTALARRLGPVLHNGARVNFAAPYGDLRAPNVGGTEELLRLLADSGSPGLHYVSTTGVYAPSRGTDPTPLTESSPTGPADGLPDGYAQSKWVAEQLVGLARERGLPVTVHRPGRISGDTATGACQDRDLLWQLIKGCLQAGAVPDLAHGTTDWVPVDYVSAAVVALSTAERPGAPAYHYTNPDAPGLDRVFEAAARLGYELRPVTPEEWRACVAEHPDNAAQLFLGDDGSGEDEADHRRFDSGRTARAAEEAGVRQQPLTDEVLTRYLTYFQVTGFLPAPGALPGA, from the coding sequence GTGAACGGGTTCCAACTGGAGGACGTACTCCCGCTGACGCCGCTGCAGGCCGGGATGTACTTCCACGCGCTGTACGACTCGCACGCCGTGGACGTCTACACCGCGCAGTTCGTCTTCGACCTGGAAGGCCCCGTCGACGTCGCGACCCTGCGCGCCGCCGTCGCCGGCCTCCTCCGCCGCCACGCCAACCTGCGCGTCGGCTTCCTCCACGAGGACCTGGACGAACCCGTGCAGGCGGTCGCGGCCGAGGTCCCCGTACCCCTGGAGGAGCTGGACCTGACCGGCGCCGACGAGGTGCCCGACCGGCTCACCGCCTTCCTCGCCGCCGACCGCACCCGCCGCTTCGACCTGGCCACCCCGCCCCTGATGCGGTTCACCCTCGTACGGACCGCGCCGGACCGGCACCGCCTGGTCATGACGAGCCATCACATCCTGTTCGACGGATGGTCGTTGCCCCTGCTGGTACGGGAGCTGTTCGAGCTGTACGCGGCCGGCGGCGACGACACCGCACTGCCCCGCGTCACCCCGTACCGCGCCTACCTCGTCTGGCTCTCCCAGCAGGACCGCGCCGCCGCCCTCGACACCTGGTCCGCCGCCCTCGCCGGCATCGAGGCGCCGACCCTCCTCGCGGAGCGGGACGGCCCGGACGGTGCCGCCGAACTGCCCGAGACGCTCGTCCTCGACCTGGACGCGGCCGTGACGGACCGGCTGCGCGAGACGGCCCGCGCCCACCGCCTCACCCTCAACACCCTGGTCCAGGGCGCCTGGGGCCTGCTGCTCGGCCACCTCACCGGACGGTCCGACGTGGTGTTCGGCACCACCGTGTCCGGGCGCCCGCCGGAGCTTCCCGGCGTCGAGTCCATGGTCGGCCTGTTCATCAACACCGTGCCCGTCCGCACCGGACCCGCGGCCGGCGAGACCCTGGCTAAGTTCCTGACCCGGCTCCAGGCCGAGCAGGGCCGGCTCCTCGGCAGCCAGCACATCGGCCTCAGCGACATCCGGGGCGTCACCGGACTGGACGAACTCTTCGACACCCTCGTCGTGTTCGAGAACTACCCGATGGACGCCGAGGCCCTGCGCACCGCCCAGCGCGGACTGCCCGGCCTCGCCGTCACCGGCTTCAGCGGCACCGACGCCGCCCACTACCCGCTCACCCTCACCGTCGCCCCCGGCGACACCCTGAGGATCACCTTCGGCTACCGGGCCGCCGTGCTCGACCGCCAGGAGGTGGCCGAGACCGTCTCGCGCATGCGGCAGCTGCTGACGGCCATGGCCCAGGACCTCGGCCGGCGCGCCGACACCGCGCCCTTCCTGCTCGACGGCGAACGCGAGGAGCTGATCGCCCGGGGCACCGGCGCCGCCCTCCCCGACGGCACCACGGCCCTGAGCGTCCCGGAGGCCATCGCCGAGCGGGCCGCCCGCCGCCCCGACGCGGTGGCCGTCTCCGGCGCCGGCGAGCAGCTGACGTACGCACAGCTCACCGGTCTCGCGGACCGGCTCGCCGCCGCCCTGACCGGGCTCGGGGCCGGGCCCGAGGACGGCGTCGGCATCCTCGTCGCCCGTTCGGCCGCCACCGTCACCGCCTCGCTGGCCACCCTGCGCGCGGGCGGGGCCTATGTGCCCCTCGACCCCCGCTGGCCCACCGAACGGCTCAACCGGGTCACCGACGTCGTCCCCCTGCGCGTCCTCGTCGTGGACGAGACCACCGCCTCGCTGCCCTGGGTCCGCCAACTCGGGCCGGACACCGCCCTGCTGACCGTCGACCGCGCCGGCCGCGTCCTCACCGGCGGCCCCGCCACCCCCGGCCCGCTCCCCGCCGCACCGGGCGGCGACCGGCTCGCGTACGTCATGTTCACCTCCGGCTCCACCGGACTGCCCAAGGGCGTCGGCGTCAGCCACGGCGACATCGCCGCGCTGGCCGCCCACCATGGCTGGGACGGCGGCGCCGCCGACGCCGTCCTGCTGCACTCCGCGTACGTCTTCGACGCCTCGACCTTCGAACTCTGGACCCCGCTCCTGCGCGGCGGACGCGTCGTCGTCGCCCCCGAGGGCCCGCTCCAGCCCGACACCCTGCGGGACCTGGTGACCCGGCACGGCGTCACGTCCGCCTTCCTGACGACGGCCCTCTTCAACGTCCTGGCCGAGACCGACCCCGGCTGCCTCGGACAACTGCGCCTGGTCGCCGCCGGCGGCGAGGCCGCCGCGCCCGGGGTCATGCAGCGCATCGCCGCCGCCCACCCGGGGACGACCGTCCTGCACGTCTACGGCCCCACCGAGGCCACCACCTTCGCCACCACCCACCACGTCGGCCCCGACCACACCCCGGGCGGCGCCCCGCCCATCGGCCACCCGCTCGACGGCATGCGCGCCTACGTCCTGGACGCCGCCCTGAGCCCCGTACCGCCCGGCGCCGAGGGCGAGCTGTACCTCGCGGGCCCCGGCGTCGCCCGCGGCTACCTCGGCCGGGCCGCCCTCACCGCGACCCGCTTCGTCGCCGACCCCTTCGCGGCCGACGGGGCCCGCATGTACCGCACCGGCGACCTGGTGCGCCAGGACGCCGACGGCACCGTGCGCTACGTCGCCCGGGCCGACCAGCAGATCAAGCTCCGCGGCCACCGCATCGAACCCGCCGAGATCGAAACGGTCCTGCGCGACCACCCCGCGGTACGCGCCGCCTGCGTCCTCGTACGCGAGGACCTGCCCGGCGACCGCACCCTCACCGCCTATGTCGTCCTCGCGCCCGGCGAGACGCCCGACCCCGGACTGCTCGCCGCCCACGTCGGCCGGCTGCTGCCCGCGTACATGGTCCCGGCCGTCATCCAGCCGCTGGACGCCCTGCCCCTGACCCCCAACGGCAAGATCGACCGCAACGCCCTGCCCGCGCCCACCGCACCCCGCACGGCGGCCGGGCGGGCACCGCGCAGCGCCATGGAGGAGATCCTCGCCGGGCTCTTCGCCGATGTGCTCGGCGTGGACCGGGTCGGCACCGACGACAGCTTCTTCGCGCTGGGCGGCCACTCCCTGCTCGCCACCCGCCTCGTCGGCCGCATCCGCACCGCCCTGCACACCGAGACCGACATCCGCACCCTGTTCGAGCACCCCACCGTCGCCGCGCTCGCCACGGCCCTGGCAGGCGCCGAGGGCGGCACCCGCCCCGCCCTCGTCCCGCAGCCGCGCCCCGCCGAACTCCCGCTGTCGTACGCCCAGCAGCGGCTCTGGTTCCTGCACCGGCTCGACGGGCCCTCCGCCACGTACAACATCCCCCTCGCCGTACGCATCGACGGACCGCTCGACGCCGACGCCCTGTGCACCGCCGTCGCCGACGTCATCGCGCGCCACACCGCCCTGCGTACCGTCTTCCCCGAGGGCGAGGACGGGCCGTGCCAGCACATCACCGCGCCCGGCGACGTCGTCATCCCCTTCGCGATGGAGAGCGTCGAGGAGGCGAAGCTGCGCCACCGCGTCGCCGCCGCCACCGCCGAGACCATCGACATCGAACGCAGCCTGCCGCTGCGCGCGACCCTGCTCCGCCTGGCGCCCGACGCCCACGTCCTCGTGCTCGTCGTCCACCACATCGCCGCCGACGGCACCTCGCTCGCGCCCCTCGCCCACGACCTGGGCCTCGGCTACCGCGCCCGCGCCCGGGGCGAGGAGCCCAACTGGGCCCCGCTGCCCGTCGACTACGCGGACCACACCCTCTGGCAGCGCGACCTGCTCGGCGACGAGAAGGACCCCGACAGCCTCGTCTGCCGGCAGCTCTCCCACTGGCGGCACGCGCTGGACGGGCTGCCCGAGGCGATCGAACTGCCCTGGGACCGGCCGCGCCCCGCCACCTCCCGGCACACCGGCGCCACCCTCGGCTTCTCCGTGGACCGGGCCACCGCCCGCCACGTCACGGAGCTCGCCCGCACCTGCGGCTCCAGCGTCTTCATGGTCCTCCAGGCCGCCCTGGCGACCGTCCTCTCCCGGCACGGCGGCGGCGAGGACATCCCCCTGGGCACGGCCGTCGCCGGACGCACCGACGAGGCGGCGAACGGCCTCGTCGGCTTCTTCGTCAACACCCTCGTCCTGCGCACCGATCTGAGCGGCGACCCCACCTTCCGCGAACTCCTGGGCCGGGTCCGCGAGTTCGACCTCGCCGCCTACGCCCACCAGGACGTGCCCTTCGAGCGGCTGGTCGAACTCCTCAACCCGGCGCGCGCCCAGAGCCACCACCCGCTCTTCCAGACCATGCTGGTCCTCCAGAACCAGGCGTCCGCCGCCATCGACCTGCCCGGCCTCACCGTCACCGGGGTGCCCGCCGAGGCGGAGGTCAGCAAGTTCGACCTGTCGTTCGCGCTCACCGAGACCTACGACGGCACCGGCGCCCTCGACGGGATGCGGGGCACCGTCGACTACGCCACCGAACTCTTCGACGCGCCCACCGTCCAGGGCCTGGCCGACCGGCTGGTCCGGCTCCTCGGCGCCGTCACCGCCGACCCGGACCGCCCCCTGCACACGTACGACCTGCTCACCCCCGCCGAGCACGGCCGCCTCACCGCCCTCGGCACCGGACCCGCCGACGACCTGCCCGCCACGACGGTCCCCGCACTCTTCGAGGAGTGGGCCCGGCGCACCCCCGCCGCCCCGGCCGTCCGCGACGCGCACACCAGCCTCACCTACGGCGAACTCGACGCCCGCGCGGGCGCCCTGGCACGCCACCTCACCGAGCGGGGCATCGGCCCCGAGGACCGGGTGGCCGTCGCGCTGCCCCGGACGTCCGAGCTGGTCGTCGCCCTGCTCGCCGTCCTCAAGGCGGGCGCCGCCTATCTCCCGCTGGACCCGGACTACCCGGCCCAGCGCCTCTCGTACATGCTGGACGACGCGCGCCCCCGCCTGCTCCTCACCACCCCGGAACTCCACCGCGGCCTGCCCGAGCACCCGGTGCCGCACCTGTACACCGACGACCTCGGCGACAGCGGCGCGGCGCCCGCTCCGGTCCGCATCGACCCGGCCAACCCGGCGTACGTCATCTACACCTCGGGCTCCACGGGCCGCCCCAAGGGCGTCGTCGTCACGCACCGGGGCGTCCGCGCCATGGCCAGGACGCAGAGCGAACGGCTGCGGGTCGGACCGGGCAGCCGGGTGCTGCACATGGCGTCGGTCAGCTTCGACGCCGCGTTCTGGGAGCTGTGCATGGGGCTGCTCACCGGCGCCTGCCTGGAGATCGACACCCGCGACGCCCTGCTGCCGGGACCGGCCCTCGCCGGGCTGGTCCGCGACCGGGGCGTCACCCACCTCACCATCCCGCCCGCCGCCCTCGCCGTGATGCCGCCGGACTCCCTCCCCACGGGCCTCACCATGGTCCTCGCCGGAGAGGCGTGCCCGCCCGCACTCGTCCACGCCTGGGCCGGGGACCGTTTCCTCGTCAATGCCTACGGCCCGACGGAGACCACTGTCTGCGCCACCATGAGCACCTTCCAGCACGCGGAAGGGCCCCTCGCCCCCGACCGCACCGTGCCCATCGGCGCCCCCGTCGACGGCACCCGCGTGTACGTCCTGGACGACCGGCTGGCCCCCGTGCCCCCCGGGGTCACCGGCGAGCTGTACGTGGCCGGTGAGGGCGTCGCCCGCGGCTACCTCGGCCGGTCGGCCCTCACCGCGACCCGCTTCGTCGCCGACCCCTTCGCGGGCGACGGGGCTCGCATGTACCGCACCGGGGACCTGGTGCGGTGGACGCCCGACGGCCGCCTCCTCTACGTCTCCCGCGTGGACGACCAGGTCAAGCTGCGCGGCTTCCGCATCGAACTCGGCGAGATCGAGGCCGCGCTCGGCTCGCACCCCGGGGTCGCCGCCGCCTGCGCCACCGTCCGCGAGGACCGCCCCGGCGACCGGCGCCTCGTCGCCTACACCGTCCCCGCCGCCGACGGGCCCGCCCCCGGCTGGGCGGAACTGCGCGCCCACCTCGCCGCCACCCTGCCCGAACACATGATCCCCGCAGCCCACGTCCGGCTCGACGCCCTCCCCGTGACGCCCAACGGCAAGACGGACCGGCGCGCGCTGCCCGCCCCGGAGAGCCCGGCGGCGGCCGGCGGGCGCGCCCCGCGCACCGCCCGCGAACGGGAACTCTGCGAGGTCTTCGCGCAGACCCTCGGGGTGCCCGAAGTCGGCGTCACCGACGACTTCTTCGCGCTCGGCGGCCACTCCCTGCTCGCCGTCACGCTGGCCCGCCGGATCGGAGAGCGCTGCGGGGTGCGGCCCTCCCTGCGCGCCCTGTTCGCGACACCCACCGTCGAGGGCGTCGACCGTCTCCTCGGCCGGGCGCCGGGGGAGGAGGAGCACGAGGAAGCGGCGGTACCGGACTTCGCCGCCGAGGTGCGCCTCGCGCCCGACATCACCGCCGAGCGCCGGGGCCGCCGGCCCGCCCACCCCTCCGCGCGGCCCCTGCTCACCGGCGCCTCCGGCTTCCTCGGCGCGTTCCTGCTGCGCGATCTCATCGAGGCCACGGACGGCCCCGTCGACTGCCTCGTGCGGGCCGCGAGCCCCGACAGCGCGGCCCAGCGGCTCCGGGCCAACCTGGAGCACTACGGCCTGTGGCAGTCCCGGTACGCCGACCTGATCCACCCCGTCCCCGGCGACCTCGCGGCCCCCGGCCTCGGCCTCGCACCCGACGAACGGACCGCCCTCGCCCGGCGCCTCGGACCCGTGCTGCACAACGGGGCACGCGTCAACTTCGCCGCCCCGTACGGTGATCTGCGCGCGCCCAACGTCGGCGGCACCGAGGAACTGCTGCGCCTCCTCGCGGACTCCGGTTCGCCCGGCCTGCACTACGTCTCCACCACCGGCGTGTACGCCCCGTCGCGCGGGACGGACCCCACGCCGCTCACCGAGTCCTCCCCGACCGGACCGGCGGACGGCCTGCCGGACGGATACGCGCAGAGCAAGTGGGTCGCCGAGCAACTGGTGGGCCTCGCCCGCGAGCGCGGCCTCCCGGTGACCGTGCACCGCCCGGGCCGGATCAGCGGCGACACCGCCACCGGTGCCTGCCAGGACCGCGACCTGCTCTGGCAGCTCATCAAGGGCTGCCTCCAGGCCGGAGCGGTGCCCGACCTGGCGCACGGCACGACGGACTGGGTGCCGGTGGACTACGTCAGCGCCGCCGTGGTGGCCCTCAGCACCGCCGAACGGCCCGGGGCCCCGGCGTACCACTACACCAACCCGGACGCGCCCGGCCTGGACCGCGTCTTCGAGGCGGCGGCCCGCCTCGGGTACGAGCTGCGCCCCGTGACGCCCGAGGAGTGGCGGGCCTGCGTGGCCGAACACCCGGACAACGCCGCGCAGTTGTTCCTCGGCGATGACGGGTCCGGCGAGGACGAGGCGGACCACCGACGCTTCGACTCCGGCCGCACGGCCCGGGCGGCGGAGGAGGCGGGCGTGCGCCAACAACCGCTCACCGACGAGGTGCTGACGCGCTATCTGACGTACTTCCAGGTCACGGGCTTCCTGCCGGCTCCCGGAGCGCTTCCGGGGGCGTAA
- a CDS encoding spore-associated protein — MRNIRTLATAGALTTLVVGATAAFGPTASAAPNTTPQKVCGSAYKTVNSAAVGSLGTVYLTYNASNGKNCVVTIRSTPGAAKDMSAYLYVPDTDASASDYGSYTSYAGPAYVYGKGHCVSWGGHIANVYVSVENSNCASFKEQRSLQVR, encoded by the coding sequence ATGCGAAACATCCGTACTCTCGCCACCGCCGGGGCCCTGACCACCCTCGTGGTGGGCGCGACGGCCGCCTTCGGCCCGACCGCGTCGGCCGCGCCCAACACCACCCCGCAGAAGGTCTGCGGCAGCGCGTACAAGACCGTCAACTCCGCCGCCGTGGGCTCCCTCGGCACGGTCTACCTGACGTACAACGCCTCGAACGGCAAGAACTGTGTGGTGACCATCCGGTCCACGCCCGGCGCCGCGAAGGACATGTCGGCGTACCTCTACGTCCCCGACACCGACGCGTCGGCGAGCGACTACGGGAGCTACACGTCGTACGCCGGTCCGGCCTACGTCTACGGCAAGGGCCACTGCGTCAGCTGGGGCGGCCACATCGCCAACGTGTACGTGTCCGTGGAGAACTCCAACTGCGCCTCGTTCAAGGAGCAGCGGAGCCTCCAGGTCCGCTGA
- a CDS encoding TerD family protein, with product MSLRKGANTPVASPVVRVELGWRTGPGAPDVDASALLLTAGGRVRSDDDFVFYNQPVHPRGAVRHEGRRQDGAGVVETVQVSLASVEQDIATVVLAASTDGTFGRVSGLYIRVLDAATGAETARFDPVDATTETAFVLGELYRRNGAWKFRAVGQGYASGLAGLATDFGITVDEPAAPAPPAPVIAPVPPQVRLTKITLTKTAPSVSLTKQGATSGAMRVNLSWSARTPPRGWMNKGRDAVRLEDVDLDLSCLWELRNGASGIVHPINNQFGSYHEPPYVQLDHDDRTGGSDEGENLTINLDHTSEIKRLLVFVAVYSGASSFAGLHGVATLYPPAGPPIEVQLDECTVPAPVAAIALIENIDGELIVRREAKYIILPPGVFKQQAVDLAYDWGLSWQSASKD from the coding sequence ATGTCGTTGCGCAAGGGTGCCAACACACCGGTCGCGAGTCCGGTCGTACGGGTGGAGCTCGGCTGGCGCACCGGACCCGGCGCACCCGATGTCGACGCGTCGGCGCTGCTGCTCACGGCGGGCGGGAGGGTCCGCTCGGACGACGACTTCGTCTTCTACAACCAGCCCGTCCACCCGCGCGGCGCCGTGCGCCACGAGGGCCGGCGGCAGGACGGAGCCGGGGTGGTCGAGACGGTCCAGGTGTCCCTCGCGTCGGTGGAGCAGGACATCGCGACCGTGGTCCTCGCGGCCTCCACGGACGGCACATTCGGCAGGGTGTCCGGCCTCTACATCCGGGTGCTGGACGCGGCGACCGGCGCCGAGACGGCCCGGTTCGACCCCGTGGACGCCACCACGGAGACCGCGTTCGTGCTCGGGGAGCTGTACCGGCGCAACGGCGCGTGGAAGTTCCGCGCCGTCGGCCAGGGTTACGCCTCCGGCCTGGCCGGGCTCGCCACCGACTTCGGCATCACCGTGGACGAGCCGGCGGCCCCCGCACCCCCGGCGCCGGTCATCGCGCCCGTTCCGCCGCAGGTACGGCTGACGAAGATCACGCTGACCAAGACCGCGCCCTCGGTCTCCCTCACCAAGCAGGGAGCGACCTCCGGCGCCATGCGCGTCAATCTCTCCTGGAGCGCCCGCACACCGCCGCGCGGCTGGATGAACAAGGGCCGCGACGCCGTCCGCCTCGAAGACGTCGACCTCGACCTCTCCTGCCTGTGGGAGCTGCGGAACGGGGCCAGCGGGATCGTCCACCCCATCAACAACCAGTTCGGCTCGTACCACGAGCCGCCCTACGTCCAGCTGGACCACGACGACCGGACCGGAGGCAGCGACGAGGGCGAGAACCTCACGATCAACCTCGACCACACCTCCGAGATCAAGCGCCTCCTGGTCTTCGTGGCCGTCTACTCCGGCGCGTCCAGCTTCGCCGGGCTGCACGGCGTGGCCACCCTCTACCCGCCCGCCGGACCGCCGATCGAGGTGCAACTGGACGAGTGCACCGTCCCCGCGCCCGTGGCGGCGATCGCCCTCATCGAGAACATCGACGGCGAACTCATCGTCCGGCGGGAGGCGAAGTACATCATCCTCCCGCCGGGCGTCTTCAAGCAGCAGGCCGTCGACCTCGCCTACGACTGGGGCCTGTCCTGGCAGTCGGCCAGCAAGGACTGA